CCTCGTGCGAATAGCGCAGGCGCACGCCGCGCTCGCAGTTGTGCTCCACGGCCGTCACGCGCGCACGGGTGCGCACGGTGACGCCGCGCCGCCGCGACACCGCCTCCTGCAGGGGCAGGGTGAGGGCGGCGTGCTCCAGCGACACGCCGGTGAGCCCGCGACCGTAGGGCAGGACGAGCGTGCGGGCGGGGGCATGGAAGCGCACCGCGAAGCCCCTCACGGGGTGGGCCTTCCAGCCATTCACGACGTCCCCGAAGCCCAGCGCGCGCAGGTCCCGCACCCCGGGCGGGTGGAGCAATTCGCCCGCGAGCTGCTTGTGCCGGTCCACCCCCGCGTCCAGCAGCAGGACGGACCACCCCAGGTCGGAGAGCGCCGCCGCCACCGCGCAGCCCGCGGGCCCGCCCCCGGCTATCACCACCTCGGTGTCCCCCACGTGGCCCCCGCTCGGTTCCCAGACACCATGTCTGGCATTGACGACTTATCCATTGAAGCGCGGCGCCGCACGCGAAGGAGGCAGGCATGAAGGTGCAGGGTGCATCATTCTGTCGCACGCAATTGCCCCAGGTTTCCCGGACCTTCGCGCTCAACATCCCGCTGTTGCCCGAGCCCCTGGACCTGGCGGTGACGGTGGCCTACCTGCTGTGCCGCATCGCGGACACGCTGGAGGACGAGGCCCGCGGGGCACTTCACGGTGCATTGCTGGACGAAATGGGGAGCCTCGTATCGCTGGAGCCGGGCTGGGAGGCCCGTGCCCGCTCCTTCGCGCGAAGGGCGCGGCTGGCCCTGCGGGACGAGGCGCCGCCCCCGGAGGCCGAGCTCGTCTCCCAGACACCGGCCGTGCTCGAAACCCTGGCCTCGCTTCCCTCCTGGGTCCACCCGCCCATCGCGCGATGCGTGCGGACGATGACCGGCGGCATGAAACAGATACAGCGGATGCATGGAGGGGGCGGGCAGGTCATGGGGCTGCCCGACCTCCAGGCGACGTTCATGTATTGCTATTACGTGGCGGGCGTCGTCGGCGAGATGCTGACCGGCCTCTTCGTCGCCAGCTCACCCCGGGTCGCCCGGCGCGAGGAGCGGCTGCTATCGCGGGCGCCTGCCTTTGGGCGGGCCCTGCAGCTCACCAACATCCTGAAGGACGTGCGCGAGGACCTGGACCGGGGGAGCTGCTGGCTGCCCAGGGACCGCATGGCCGCGCATGGCCTCACGCCCGCCACGCTGGTCCTGCCTTCGCTCCGCGCGAACGCCGTGGCGCTGATGGAGGAGTTGGTGGCGGTGGCGCGCCGCGAGCTGGACGTCGCGCTCGAATACTCGCTGGCGCTGCCCGTGGAGGAGCCCGGCCTGCGGCTGTTCTGCCTCTACCCGCTCTTCTTCGCGGCCGGGACGCTCGACGCGGTGGAGGGCAACCCCGCGGTGTTCGAGCCCGAGCCCGTGAAGATTCCCCGGGAGACGGTGGCGGCGCTGATGCGGCTCACGCAGGAGCGGGTGGGCTCGGATGAAGCGCTGCGGGCGCTCTACGCCAGCGGCTCGCGGACGTCTCAAGGTCATGCGGAGGCCTGGCCCTGATGCGGCGGGCCCGGGACATGCTGGCCGGGACGCAGGCGGCGGACGGCTCCTGGAAGGGGGACTACAGCGGTCCGCTGTTCCTGGGGCCGGTGTACGTGGCCGGGCTGTATGTGATGGGGCGCCTTCCAGAGGCGCCCGTCCGCGACGGCATGGTCGCCCACATGCGCGCGCACCAGAACCCGGATGGAGGATGGGGGCTGGATGTGGAGTCGCCCAGCCTCGTCTTCACCTCGGTGCTCAACTACGTCGCGCAGCGGCTGCTGGGCGTTGGCGCGGACGACCCGGAGCTCGTCCGGGCGCGGGCGTGGTTCCTCCCCCGGGGCGGCCCGCTGGGCAGCGCGTCCTGGGGGAAGTTCGTCCTCGCCCTGCTGGGGCTCTACGAATACGCGGGCCTGGCGCCCGTGCCTCCCGAGCTCTGGCTGTTGCCGCGAGCGCTGCCGTTCCATCCCTCGCGGCTCTGGTGCCACTGCCGCATGGTGTACCTGCCCATGGGCTGGCTTTATGGCCGCCGGGTCCGCGCCACGGAAGCCCCGCTCTTGGCCGAGCTGCGGCGCGAGCTGTACCCCCAGCCCTACGAGGACGTGGACTGGAAGGCGGCGCGAGGCCGCGTGGCGGGCACGGACGCCTACAGCCCCCACGGCCTGGGACTGCGCGCCGTGCACCGCGTGCTGGGCCTGTATGAGCGCTTCCACTCGAAGCGGCTGCGGAGACGCGCGCTGGAGGAGTCCCTGGCGTTGATCCGCGGCGAGGACGAAGCGACGCACTTCATCTGCATCGGGCCCATCAACAAGGTGCTCGACATGGTGGTGTGGCACGTGGCGCGGCCGGAAGGCCCGGAGGTGCGAGCCCACCTGGAGCGCCTGCCGGACTATCTCCAGCGGACGCCTGAAGGCATCACGGTCAACGGCTACAACTCCTCCCAGCTCTGGGACACCGCCTTCGCGGTGCAGGCGCTGGTGGCCTCCGGCGAGTCCGCCTGGGCGCGCGACACGCTGGAGCGCGCGGGCCGCTTCCTGGAGGCGCAGCAGGTGCTGGAGGATTCGCCAGACGCCGCGCGCCACCACCGGCATCCCAGCCGGGGAGGGTGGCCCTTCAGCACCCGCGCGCACGGCTGGCCCATCAGCGATTGCACGGCGGAGGCGCTGAAGGCGTGTCTGTTGTTGGAGCCGCTCGGGCTCAATCGCGTGTCACGCCAACGCCTGGGACACGCCGTGGCGTTCATCCTGTCGTTGCAGAACCGGGACGGCGGCTGGGCCACCTACGAGCGGCAGCGGGGGCCGCGCTGGCTGGAGCGGTTCAACCCCTCGGACGTCTTCGCTGGCATCATGGTGGACCCCAGCTACGTGGAGTGCACGTCGGCCTGCATGCAGGCGCTGGCGGCGTGGCGCGAGGCGTGCCCGGACGCTCCGGTGGGCCCGTCCATCGCGCGGGGCGCGGACTTCCTGCGCCGGCAGCAGCGGCCGGACGGCGGCTGGGAGGGCTCCTGGGGCGTCTGCTTCAGCTACGGCACGTGGTTCGGCGTCACCGGCCTGGTGGCCTCGGGCGCGGGGACCGGAGACCCTGCCCTGCGCAAGGCCGTCACGTTCCTGAAGGCCCACCAGCGCGAGGATGGCTCCTGGAGCGAGACCCTCCCGTCCTGCCGCGAGCGCCGCTGGGTGGAGGGGCGCACGGGCCACGCGGTGACGACGTCCTGGGCCGTGCTGTCACTGGTGGCCGCGGGCGAAGCGAACGCGGAGGCCACGCGCCGGGGCGCGGTGTGGCTGCGCGAGAGGCAGGACGCGGACGGCCAGTGGCCACGAGAGCCGCTGGCCGGCGTGTTCAGCCGCACCTGCGCCATCCACTACGACGCCTACTTGCGCATCTTCCCGCTGTGGGCGCTGTCGCTCGCGGAGCGACAGGCCTTGGACTTCAAGGCGCGCGAAGGCTCAGCGAACCCAGGTAGTCCGCCTTGCCCAGGTTGACGCCGTTGTGACGCAGGAGCGCGTACGCGTGGGTGACGTGGAAGAAGAAGTTGGGGACCGCGTTCTCCAGGAAGTAGTCCGCGCCGCTCATCACCTGACCCTCCCAGCGGGGGTGGGTGATGACGCGTCCGGCGGCGCCCTCGAAGTCCTTCGCGGTGAACGTGTCCAGGTACGCGATGGTGGACCGGACGCGGGCGCTGAGCTCCTCCAGCGTCTGCTCCGTGTCCGGGTGCGACGGCGCGGCCTTGCCTGACAGACGCGAGGCCGCCAGCTTCACGGCGTCACAGCCGATCTGCACCTGCCGCACGAACGGGAGCTGGTCCGGCGCCAGCCGGAAGTTCAGGTAGAGGTTCGGGTCGAAGGACTTCGCCTTGGCATGGGCCGCGGCCGTCTCCAACCACTTGCCCAACTGCCCCAGCTGCTTCTTCATCTGCGAAAAGAGTTCGAAGTACATGGGCGCGCAAGCTAACGGGGCAGGCATTGGCGCGCGAGCCAATCCGCGAGGCGTCCGGCCCCCTCAAGCCGGACGCCCCGCGTCATGTACGGGTCAGGCGAGGTGTCAGAAGGTGATGGTCAGGTCATGCAGGACGGCGGAGCAGCCCGTCTTCGTCCCGGCCTCGTCGCCAGCCGTGTCGCCCACGCAGGTGATGTTCTGCACGATGCGCGTGTTCGAGGTCAGCTGCGGGATGTAGAACGCGTCCTGCGAGTGCCCATAGTCCCTGTACGAGAAGGTGTACTCGGCGCCCTGCCAGAAATCCGCGACGGGCCACGGAGACGGCGTGATGCTCTGGATGGGCGTCGCGGTGGTGGCGATGTGGTACCACTGGTGCCCCGCGACATGGGTGTCTCCGCCCACCTCGTCGCCCCAGATGAACATGCCGATCCACAGCTCGTTCGAGTTGCGCACCTCGTACTCGAAGTTGAGGGTCATCCGCGGGCCGTTTCCGCCGAAGTCCGCGTCACCCCCCGGCGTCTTGGGCGGCTTGTAGAAGGCCAGCGGGAAGTCGTTGATGGTGATGCTGGACAGGCCCTGCTCCGTGGTGGCCACGGCCGGCTCGGGTGAGACCTCCGGCGCATCGAGGGTCTCCGGGCCGCCGCAGGCCCCCAACAACAGCGCGGCCACCGGCAGGGTGAAGAAGGCGAAACGGCGCATCATGGCTGACTCCTGTTCGTGGTGGGACGACGCCGGCAGGAGTAGCGAGGTCCTTGGATGGGAGACATGCCCCTGACGCCAGCCGCTCCGTGCATGGGACGAAGTGGCTTCCGGGCGGGGTGAACGGCCGGGCCCGCGACTGGCGTGGACCGAGCGCTCGGGGCATGAAGGCGTCGCGACGCCAGGCCCGGTGGCGTCACGAACACGAAGGGGTTGCCGTGCGGTCCATTTCTTCTCTCGCCTGTCTGCTCGCCGCGCTGGTCCTCTGCGCGGCGCGGCCTTCCTTCGCCCAGGAGCCGCCGGTGGCGCGCCACGCCCGGGTGGATGCGCTGTTCGCCCCGTGGACCGGGAACGCGACGCCCGGCTGCGCGGTGGCGGTCTCCCGCGACGGCGCCGTGGACTACGCGCGTGGCTACGGCATGGCGAGCCTGGAGTACGGCGTCCCCATCACGCCGGAGTCCATCTTCCACGTGGCCTCCATCTCCAAGCAGTTCACCGCCTTCGCGATGGGGCTGCTGGAGCAGGAGGGCAAGCTGTCGCGGGACGACGACATCCGGAAGTACCTGCCGGAGCTGCCGGACCACGGAAAGAAGATCACCCTCGCGGACCTGGTGCACCACACCAGCGGCCTGCGGGAGCAGTTCCACCTGCTGAACATGGCCGGCTGGCGGGGCGATGACCTGATGACCGTGGACGACGTGCTGTGGGTCATGGCCCGGCAGCGCGGGCTGAACTTCGAACCGGGCACCGAGTGGAGCTACAACAACACCGGCTACACGCTGCTGTCGGTCATCATCCAGCGCGTGGCGGGGAAGTCGCTGCGGGCGTTCGCGGAGGAGCGCATCTTCCGGCCGCTGGGGATGCGCGACACGCACTTCCACGACGACCACTCGGAGGTCGTCCCCCGGCGCGCGTCCGCCTATTCACCGCGTGACGGCGGCGGCTGGAGCATCAGCGTCCCGGTGTTCGACTACTACGGCTCCACCAGCCTGTTCACCACGGTGGGGGACCTCTTGAAGTGGGAGGCGAACCTCCTCCAGCCGCGCGTGGGCGGACAGGCGCTGGTGGACTGGCTGCGGACCTCCGCCACGTTGAAGAGCGGTGAGGCGACCGGCTACGGCGCGGGGCTGACGCTGGGCACCTATCAAGGCCAGCGGACGTTCGGCCACAACGGCGCGGACGCGGGTTACCGCTCGAGCGTCGCCGTCTATCCGGACTCGCGCCTGGCCGTCGCCGTGTTCTGCAACGCCTCCACGGCCGTGCCGGCGGAGTTCGTGCGGAAGGTGGCGGACGTGTACCTGGGCACGCGCCCCGAGCCCGTGAAGGCGTCCCCGCTGAGCGTGCCGGAGGCGGCGCTGAAGGATCTGGCGGGCGTCTACTGGAGCGCGGTGACGGATCAGGTCGTGCGGCTGGAGCTGAAGGACGGAGCGCTGCGGAGCGTCGGCGCCATGACACCGCTGGTGCCGGTCGAGCCCGGCCTGTTCCTCGTGGGGGAATCCACGGAGGAGTGGCGCTTCCCGGCGCAGGCCGCCAGGGCGCCGCGAGAGGTCCACGTCCGGGACACGGCGAGCGCGCTGCCCGCACGCGTCTACACGCGCGTGGACGCGAAGCCGCCGTCCGCGCTGGAGGCGCTCGCGGGCCAGTACCACAGCGATGAGGTGGACATGACCTTCACGGTGCGCGTGGAGGACGGCAAGCCGCGGGTGCGCTGGCAGCGCCAGAAGCGCACCGTGCTCGAAGCCGTCGGTGGAGACCGCTTCGTCAGCGACGCGCTGGGGACGGTCACCTTCACGCGCGCGAAGTCAGGCCAGGTGGATGGGCTGACCTTCGGCACGCTCCGCGCCCGCCGCCTGCGCGCGGAGCGTCTGCCCGCGCCTGGGAAGGCGCGGAGCCGTTGAAGGACGCCGTCAGGCCTTGAAGGTCATCAAGGGCCGCAGCCGGGCCACCTCGCGGACGATGTCGGCGTCCACCTGGGAGGCCACCACCGGGCCAATGGGCTTGTAGGCGGCGGGGGCCTCCTCGATGCGCCGCTCGGCGCGCATCGCGATGCAGTCCACCCCCGTCAGCCCCAGGTCCTCCTCCCGGTGCTTCGCGCCGCCCCGTGACATGGAGAAGCGCGAGTGCGCCCGCCCCGCGCCATGCGAGGCCGACGCCAGGGCCTTCGCGTTGCCCAGGCCCCGCATCAGGTACGACGTGGCGCCCATGGAGCCGGGGATGATGACGGGCTGGTCCTCTTCCGCGGGGCAGGCCCCCTTGCGCGCCAGCCAGCCGCCCTCCCAGGGCAGGGTGATGTTGTGGGGCACGTCGTAGACGAGCGGCGCCTCCACGTCCCCGAACAGCTCCCGCAGCGTCTGCCGCACCAGCTCCGCGAGCAGCAGCCGGTTGAGGAAGGCGTAGTTGGCCGCCGTGGCCTCCGCCTTCAGGTACTCGCGCACCTTCGCTTCATCCGCGAGCGGGAAGATGCCGCTCGCCGGGTGCGGGGCCCCCGTGGGCCACGCGGCGCGCGCGCGCTCCTGCCAGGCGCGCCCCACGTGCTTGCCCATGTCCCGCGAACCGGAGTGCACCATGAACGCGAGCTGCCCCTCCCGCACGCCCCAGGCCCACGCCCGCGCGCGGTCCACCACCGCCTCCACCCGCTGCACCTCCACGAAGTGGTTGCCTCCGCCAATGGTGGCGAGCCCCGGGTCGCGCACCACGCCCTCCCGCCTGAGCCCGGTGGGCGCCCACGCCGGGTCGCCCTCCAACGCACCGCCCAGGTGGACGCGGCCGGACTCGCGGTGAAGCTGGCCCAGGTCCATCCGGGCCGCCATGCCCAGGGGCTGGCCTTCCGTCTCCAGGAGCCAGCCGGGCAGGCCGTCCCGCAGCAGCGCCTCCAGAGCGCGCGAGCCCTGGGCCACGTCCCGCGTGCCGAAGAAGTAGTGCCCCTTCATCCGCTCGACGAAGGCGTCGCGGCGGGCGAGGAAGGCGTCCACGGGGAGGTCCGCGACGTGCAGGCGCATGCCGCAGTTGATGTCCGTGCCCACGGCGCCGGGGACCACCAGCCCCTCCGTGTGGACCACCGACCCGATGGCCACCCCGGAGTCGCCCGGATGGAAGTCCGGCGTCGCGCGCACCTGCTTCACGCGGCCGCCGTCAGGGTGATGGAGCGCGGCGAGCGCCGCGAGCTGCTGGAGCGCCTTGCCCTCCACCGGCAGGTCCGGCGGAAGGAGGACCTCGGCGGGGGGAGCATGGGGATCCGCCAGGAGGCAGACCGTGTAGACACGACCGTCGTAGGCAACGTCGAGCCCCTCGCGGGCAAGTGCCCGCAGGAGCCGGTTCAGTTTCGGCTGCATGACCTTCTCGGAATCTGACCCGGGCGGAAGTTCAGCCCGGGGGACGTGAGCGATGGGTTCGAGACCTCGGGTCAGCAGCCGCGGTCGGGACGCACGGAGCGTCCGCGCCCCCCTGGACGATCCAACACACACCTCACCTGACGGGCTCGCGAAAATGCCCGCTCCAGTCGAGGATGGGCCCATGGACGTGTCGAAGCAGGGGAATGGAGCGGTGTCATGACGGTGGCGGTCCTACGGGCCCAGGCCCCGGAGTTCGATGTGGCGTCCGTCCTGGACCGCTTCCCGGAGTGCCACCCGGATGCCGTCTGGCTCCAGGGAGAGCAGCACCAGCGGCAGGGGAGGCACTCGACCTCTGGCTTCAACCTCACCCTGGTGGAGGACGGCGAGGGCACGCTGCACGGCCCCGTCGCCGCCGCCCGCCGGCAACTGGAGGTGCTGGCCCCCCTGCTCGCGGAGCTGCGCCAGCAGGCCGTCCCCTGTGTCGTGGACTTCGGGCTGTTCGTCGGCACCGCGCGGCACTTCACCAGCTCCATCCACTTCCCGCCGGACGACGTCCGGTGGTTCGCGGACCAGGGAATCGCCGTGGCCGTCTCCGCCTACCCGACGGCCGAGGAGGAGTCGGAGGACTCCTCGGGCAACCTCCAATGAGCGCGAAGTCCGCCCCCCGCTGGGACCCCGAAGCCGTCCCGACCTTCTGGATCAACCATGCGTCCCGGCTGCTGATGCGCCACTTCGAGCAGCGATTGCGGCCGCTCGACTTCGGGATGGCCTACCTGCCGGTGGTCATCGCGCTGGAGGAGCACGGGCCCCTCCTGCAGAAGCAGCTGGCGGAGTACGCCCACGTCGAGCAGCCCACCATGGCCGCGCTCCTCACGCGCATGGAGCGCGACGGCCTCATCCAGCGTCAGCCGCACCCGGACGACAAGCGCGCGACCCGGATCTCCCTCTCGGCCAAGGCCCGGGAGCGCCTGCCCCTGGCGAAGGAGCAGTTGGGGGAGGTCGCGGAGCACGCGACTGCGGGCCTCAGCGAAAAAGAGCGCGCCACGTTCATGTCGCTCCTGCGCCGGGTGGTGGCCAACCTGGAGCCCGAGACGATGTCAGATTGAACCTGTAGGGTGCGCGCCCCTCCGGAAGATTCCCTTCCGGCAAGGCACAAGGTCGAGGCCTCTTGAACCGCTCCTCCTTCCTGATGCGCGCGCTGCGCACCGGCACGCTCTGTCTCGTGGGCGCCAGCTCGCTGATGACGGCCTGTGATTCCAACGATGATCCCCCCGTCGACCCGAACCCGACCCCGGTGGACCGGTCGCCGCGCACGCTGACGCTGCTGCAGACCAGCGACCTGCACACCAACATCTTCCCGTGGGACTACTTCACCGGGAAGCCGGACGCGAAGCGCGGCCTCTCCAAGGTGGCCACGCTCATCAAGCAGGAGCGCGCGAAGAACCCGGACTGCACGCTGCTCGTCGACACGGGCGACACCATCCAGGGCTCGCCGCTGGGCACCTACTACGCCCAGGTGGACAACGCGTCCAAGCACCCCATGGCCGCCGCCATGAACGAGCTGGGCTACGCCGCCATGGCCATGGGCAACCACGAGTTCAACTACGGCCAGGACGTCCTCAACAAGTTCAAGGGCGAGGCGAACTTCCCCCTCCTCGGCGCCAACGTGCGCAAGAGCTCGGACGGCTCCGAGGCCTTCACCCCGTACATCATCACCACGGTGTGCGACGTGAAGGTCGGCATCCTCGGCCTGGTGACGCCGGGCGTGGCCACGTGGGAGCGCAAGGACAACATCACCGGGCTGCGCTTCGATGAGCCGCTGGAGGTCGCGAAGGCGTACGTGCCGAAGATGAAGCAGGCCGGCGCGGACGTGGTGGTGGTGGCCATCCACGGCGGCCCGGACAAGCAGCCGACGGGCAGCGCGTCCAGCCCCGAGTCGTGGCTCGCGGACTATGCGGACCCGGCGAAGTGGACCGACCGAGGCAACCTCACCGCTGAAAACCAGGCCGTGCAGATCGCCCAGCAGGTGGCGGACGTGGACGTGCTCCTCACCGGCCACACCCACCAGCCCATCCCGAAGATGCTGCTGAAGCAGCAGGATGGCCGCGAGGTCCTCCTCACCCAGCCCAACCGCTGGGGCAGCCACCTGGCCGACGTGCAGCTCAACGTCACCTGGAACGGCGAGCGCTGGGGCGTGGACGCGCACGACTCGAAGCTCCACGCGGTGGACGAGACGGTGGCGGAGGACGCCAACGTCAAGCAGCTCACCCAGGCCGCCCACGACACCACGGTGGCCTACGTGAACCAGAAGATTGGCAGCACCACCGGGGCCTTCACCGGCGGCTTCCCCGGCCGCTACGTGGACAGCGCCCTGGCGGACCTGCTCAACATCGTGCAGGAGGAGGCCGCGAAGGAGGCCGGCTTCCCCGTGGACCTGTCCGCGACCGCCCTGTTCTCCAATGACGTCGCGCTGCCGGCGGGGGACGTCACCCTGCGGGACGCCTACAGCGTCTACATCTACGACAACACGCTGTACGTGATGGAGATCAACGGCTCCATCCTGCGGCGCGCGCTGGAGATGAACACGCTGTACTTCAAGCAGCTGGACGCGGCGAACCTCCCCGAGAAGCCCGCGGACGCGAAGGCCACCACGCCCGTGGTCGCGGACTACAACTGGGACCTCTACTCGCACATCGAATACGGCTACGACCTGACGAAGCCCGCGGGCTCGCGGCTCACGCACCTGCGCTTCAAGGGCGAGGACGTGAAGGACGACCAGCTCTTCCGCATCGCCGTGAACAACTACCGCGGCGGTGGCGGCGGCGGGTACAGCATGTTCAAGGAGGGCACCCTGCTGTGGTCCTCCGCGGACGGGGTGCGGGACTACGTCGCGAGCTACATGCAGGCGCACCAGAACCTGTCTCCGGACGTGGTGAACACCTGCAACTTCACGCTCACGCCGGACCTCTACGCGCACTACTTCCAGGCCACGCTCGGCCCGGCGAAGTGCGCGCCCGCCGTGCCGTGACGTAAGCGTGTCAGGGACGCCCGGTGGACAGCCCTCTTCCCTCGAGGGCACGTCCCACCGGGCCTCCCGCGCTGCTGGGGGCACGGCATCCAGAAGTCCACTCGCGCCTGCCTCCGGGAGCGGTTTGCCGGCGGATGGATGGTGTGGATGTTCCGACACGCACTCCATCCCATGAGGGGGAAGCCATGCGCACACTGCCGTCGAAGCGGATGTCACTGCTCACCGAGCGCGAAGCCCAGCTCGTCCTGTCCAGCGCCCCACGCAACCTGGCCGAACTCTCGCCACGGGAACTGCGAGGCCGCATCTTGAGAGCGCGCCGCCTGATGGAGAAGTACCAGGACGAAGCGCAGCGGCAGCGCAGGGAGGCCCTGCGCAAGGAGGTTCCCGCCCGCTCCCGCCGCGCCGAGGGAAACCGCAACACCCTGCGCAAGGCGGAGTACTTCGCGCTCACCCTGGAGCGCTTCGAGAAGCGGCTCGCCCTGCTGGAGCGCAAGGGGCAGGTCCGCACCCGCGCCGCGAGCCGCCCGGTCACCCGGCGGGCGAAGCGCGTGGCCTCGGGAGGACGCAAGCCCGCGCGCCGGACGCGCGCCGCCGGCCGCACCGCGAAGGCCCCCGCCTCGAAGCAGGCGTCCCGCAAGAAGGGGGGCGGAGCCCTGAAGCAGGAGCGCTTCCCCGCCCTCAAGCGTCAGTCCCACGCCTCGGCCCGGGGCCGCCGGACCCAGACCCGGCGCGACGCGCGGCGCTGAGGAGGGCCCCGGCTCAGGGGCGCACGACGTCCTGGATGAACCGGCTCAGCGACTCCGCCATCTTCTGGTGCGTGGCGGCGGAGGGGTGCCAGTCCTCGCCCACGCCGTCCGCGAAGGGGTTCTGCACGGCCATCACGTGGCGGTGGACCCGCGAGTCGCCTTGACGCTGGCGCTCCGCCACGAGCTGGGAAACCCAATCACCGACGTGCACGGACGTCACCACGCCCTGCTGTTCCTGCCGCTTGAATCCATCCGTCATGCTGCCCAGCGTGCAGACGATGTGCGCGCGGGGATGCAGCGCGCGGAGCCGCTCCAGGAAGGTCCGGTAGGCGGCCTTGAAGGCCGCTTCGTCTGGAAGGAACGCGGCGGTGCCCGAGCCCGCGAACGTGTCATTGGTGCCGGCGTTGAGGACAATCACATCCGGCGAATCATTGGAGAAGTCCCAGGCCGCGGGGTGGTCCGGGACGGCGCGCTCGTAGAGGGCGGGGATGAGCCCGGACGTGGACAGGTCCAGGTTGCGGTACACGCCGTGGCCCGAATAGCAGACGAACACGGCCTCCGCGCCCAGGCGCTGGGCCGTGAGCCAGCCAAAGGCGCGTCTGGGATTCTGATGCCTCGACGTGAAGGAGGGCACCTTGGAGGAGGCCGTCTCCGGCATGAAGGTGGCGTCGGTGCCGTAGCCGCAGGTGATGGAGTCCCCGACGAACTCCAGCTTGAGCCCCGTGTGCCGCGGGGGAGGCTCCCGGAGCTCGCCGTGCACTTCAAGAGACAGGAGTGTGCTGGCGCCCACCAGGGACTCGGTGCGCTTGAAGAGCTCCACCGTGTGCAGGCCCACGGGGAGGCCGCTGGCGAGCAGG
The sequence above is drawn from the Corallococcus sp. NCRR genome and encodes:
- a CDS encoding SGNH/GDSL hydrolase family protein, whose amino-acid sequence is MLDRPRIAGVCLGLGLSLAACKAPSPTPEGPSMTWVSIPATDARVRYVGRTYRSGTGVVFSHPGVTVRARFRGDALRIRLDDAGAGGDVGTNHFDVAVDGAPPRLLAVQPGQGSYLLASGLPVGLHTVELFKRTESLVGASTLLSLEVHGELREPPPRHTGLKLEFVGDSITCGYGTDATFMPETASSKVPSFTSRHQNPRRAFGWLTAQRLGAEAVFVCYSGHGVYRNLDLSTSGLIPALYERAVPDHPAAWDFSNDSPDVIVLNAGTNDTFAGSGTAAFLPDEAAFKAAYRTFLERLRALHPRAHIVCTLGSMTDGFKRQEQQGVVTSVHVGDWVSQLVAERQRQGDSRVHRHVMAVQNPFADGVGEDWHPSAATHQKMAESLSRFIQDVVRP